The following is a genomic window from Planctomycetia bacterium.
CATCGCCCCCGATCGAGCCCCGAATGGGGCGCCGGGTTGTAGCCACGGATGCAGCGTCGTCGGGCACCGCCCGACCAGCGCAATCCGTGGTCAGCGTTGCGCAGAGAATTCCACCCCGGCAGGGGTGGAGGAGTCACTCAAATGCGCGCAAAAAATCACCCAAACCGCGCAACATCGCAACCCATGCCCGCCACAAGTGTTGCCACAATCCCCGAACGCGCTGTGTCACCGTATGTCACTTTCGATTTTGCACGACTTGCGCGCGATCAGCGCCTCTGTCTTCACCCTCGACACCTCGGCCCCTGGACCCCTCGGCCCCTTTTTTCGCCTATTGTCACCTCGGCTGCCGCGCGCCGGTGACCCCCTCCCGCGCAACTGGGCCCTGCGCCCCTGCCCACGGCGCGCAAAAAAACGAGGGCGCGCCCGGCGGGGCGCGCCCTCGTGGTTCACAAAAAAATTCCCCGCGCCGGTGCGGCGCGGTCGGCCGCTCTAGACGCGCTGTCGCGTCGCTTCGGCGACCCGCTCCAGGGCCACGACGTAGGCCGCCACGCGCATGGGCAGCTTCTGCTCCACCGCCACGCGGTACGCGTTGTTCCAGGCGCTCATCATCCGCTTTTCCAGCTCCGCGTTCACGTGGCTCTCTTCCCAGCGCATCTGCTGGAGGTTCTGAACCCACTCGAAGTAAGAGACCGTCACGCCGCCGGCGTTCACCAAGATGTCGGGCACCACCGTGATGCCGCGGCTTCGCAGTTTCTCATCGGCCTGCGGGGTCAACGGCGAATTCGCCGCTTCAATGACGATCCGGGCGGAAACCCGATCGGCGTTCTTGTGATCGATTGCGCCGCCCAGGGCCGCCGGAATCAGGACATCCACATTGAGCGTCAGCAATTCGGCATTGGAAACTTCTTTCGCCCCCGGAAAGCCTCCAACCGTGCCGGTCGACTTCATGTGCTCGCAGAGCTTGGGAATGTCCAGTCCGCGATCGTTATGAATGCCGCCGTAGACGTCCGAGACGGCGACGATCTTCGCCCCCATCTCGTGAAGCAGGCGAGCCGTCCACGATCCGACGTTGCCGAATCCCTGGATCGCGACCTTGGCATTCTTCAACTCGATCTTGAAAGCCTTGCAGGCCTCGCGGGTGATGATCGTGGTGCCGCGACCCGTCGCCGCCTCGCGACCGAGGCTGCCGCCGAGATTCACCGGCTTACCGGTCACGATGGCCGGCGTGTAGCCGTGCTTCTTGCCGTACTCGTCCATGATCCAGGCCATGACCTGCGGATTGGTATTGACGTCCGGCGCGGCAATGTCCCGATAGACGCCGAGGCACATGTCGATCTTCTGCGTGAGGCCGCGGGTGAGCTTCTGCAATTCGGTGCGCGACATCTTCGTCGGGTCGCAGGTCACGCCGCCCTTGGCCCCGCCGAACGGAATGTCCACCAGCGCCGTCTTCCAGGTCATCAGCGCCGCCAGCGAGCGGACTTCGTTCAGGTCCACCTCCGGGTGAAACCTCAGGCCGCCCTTGTAAGGACCGCGCACCGCGTTGTGCTGCACCCGATAGCCGTGAAAGAGTTCCAGATGGCCGTCATCCATGCGCACGGGAATCTGAACGATCAATTCGCGATACGGCGTTCGCAGGAGCATCTGAATGTCCGGCTCGAGCTTCATGTGGTCCGCGGCCGCCTGAAACTGGGCGTCCGTGATGTGATTGAAGTCAAAGTGTTTCGAGGGAGCCTTGGTCTCGTGGGCCTTGTGACACTGATCCTGCTCGTGCGGCGGTTTATTCTTACTGTTCTTCGGGCTCAGGGTAGCGCTGGACATGGGCTTGCATCCTTTCGGTTCGTCGTAAAAAGCGACTGGAAATCCGAGAATTCATCGCTCGAATCGGCAACACACTTGATGTTCCGCCTCAACTGTCCCATAAGCGGCCTCAATCCGGTTCACCCGGGTGCCGTGGACCGGGTGTCGACTGGGAAAGCCCCGCGATATGGGACGACGGGGACAAGTTTAGACTATCACGGCCGCAAGCTCTCGGCGACGCAGCGTGAGAACACCGATAAAGAGGACCGCGGCGCCCTTGAGCAGGCTGAACTTCCAGGCGGCATCGCCGAGCTGCGACCAGCCGACGGCGCGGCCTTCCATCAGTTTGGTGACGGGATCGAGATCGCCGATCGACAGCGCCCACCCGAGGGCCTCCACCGTCAGGCGGCGCGTCTCATAGACCAAAGTGCGCTGTTCCGGCGGCGGGGCGTATTCCTTCGACACGGCCAACGAGTCCGCGAGAAACCCCATCGAACTGCTGATGATGTAGAGCGTGAGGACGATCAACGTCCCGACGGGAAAGCTCAGGAATGTCGAAGCGCAGACACCGAAGGCCGCGAGACAGGACAAGGGAATCAACATCGCAAGAAGGGCCTGGGTGAACCCAAGCTCCCAGGGACCGATGCGATAGAGAAGCTGAAGCCCGTCGTTCGGCAGGTCGAAGATGGCCTCGATCTTTCGCGGATCGATGTTCTCGAACCCCACGATGACCGTGCCGTCCTTCTCAACGCCGTTCTGTGGAATCTCTATCTCTTCATAACTGTTGATCGGGACCTGGTCGATCTTCGGTTGAAACTTGGGCTTTTGCGGATCGCCGAGGGTCCAAAGGCACAGGAGTTTATCTTCTTCGAGTGTGATCCCCTCAAACTGCGTCGCCAGCGGCTGACGTGGCGCGCGAATCTTGAATCGCAGGCTCATGACCCAGCCCGTTCCCTCCTGCGGCGCGGGCCCCTTGAGAGACCACACGCGCCCCTCGCCGTACGAGATCGAACAGAATGCCCCGGTGAGTTCCGCCTCAATCTGACGACGAATCCGCTGCACGGTCCAATCACTCGGCAGACGATTCTCTTCCTTGAGCTTTTTATAAATCTCCTCGATGTCCTGCGAGAAGTCGGGCACCGGCGCCGAGATCACCGACCGGGTGACGAGGACGCGGCGCCGCAGCTCATCGAACCGTCGCAGGTTCACACGCGTTCCTTCCGGAAGCCGAAGGAGCATCACGCCCACTTCTTCCTGTGTCTTACCGAGTCGCTCCGAAAAGAGCGCGATCAGCGGACTCCCCATGCCGCCCTTTCCGACACCCTTGGCGTCGGACAGGGCCGAAACGGTGGTCGCGGCCTGGTCCGGCGTGAGGCTGCCGTGAGTGACGAGGTCGTGTCGCAACTGGGATTTGAAGTTGGCGATGATCAGGTGAGTGCCCGAATAAGTGAGGACCGCGGCGAGCAGCAGCAGCACCAGATCGACCAGCATAACCCCGCACCACTTGCCGACGACGATCTGCCATCGCGGGACCGGTTTGGAAACGATGCCGTAAATCTGCCGGCTGGCGATCTCCACCGAGAGGCTTCGACAGGCGAACAGGATGGTCAGGATGGCCAGGAGAAATCCGGCAAAGCCCATGGAGTAGGACACGAACATCTGAACCCGACCCTTGATGGTTCCATCACCGGTCGCGGTGATGCAGAAGAGCGGGACGCTGATGAGGATGAGCACCGCAAAGCCGCCGGCCACCTTGGCGCGAAGACCTTCGGCAATGGTCGTTCGCATGATCGCGGCAATTCGCTGCCTCGCGCCGCGCAGCTCCCATCCGCCGACCTCGCCCGAGCCGCGGCCGAAGGCGTGCTTGATCACGTACACCAAGGTGCACAGCCCCATGAGGGAGCCGAAGGCGAACATGATCATGAAAAAGGTGGATTCGTTCACGATTCGATTTCGTCGCTCGCGAGGACAGTCAGCCTGCGCGCCGCCTTAGTTCTTATCGGAGGACTCATCCGGTGCGCTGCCTTCGCGTCCGGCCTGCAGCAGGCGATCCAGGACAGCCTTGTCAGGCTCGCGCTGCGGGATCGGCGACTCCACCGGACCGGTCGGTTTCTTCGACGCTTCCTGCTGGGGCTCGAGCTTTTTCAAGACTTCGGTCCTGACTTCCGGCGCGGGTGCGGACGGTTGCGTCGCCGCGGGTTCCTGGCGCCGGCGTCCGGCCTCCACAAGAGTTTCAACAATGGTTTCCGGCTGACTGCCCGTACCGCCGAGAAACTGAGATACGCCCCGGCTGGATTCCGCGCCACTGGTCTGCAGCTTGTCGCGCTGAGCCTGACTGACAATGCGCAGGAAGAGGGCCTCAAGCCGATCGGTCGGATGATGAACACCGAGTACGGTGCTGCCGGACTGCTCGATGACCTGCCGGACTTTCTCCACAGTGGCTTCATCAAGCTGACCCGCGCTGATCTCGGTGATGTCACGCCGCTGGAGCAGATCACTAACAGTCCCGGACGCCTGCATTTTTCCACCGTACATGATCGCGACGCGGTCACAGACATCTTCGACGTCGGCAAGGAGGTGACTGCACAGAATGACCGTCTTGCCGCGCTGCCCGAGAATCTCGATCACGTCCTTGATCTGGCGCGTGCCGACGGGGTCGAGCCCGGTCGTCGGTTCGTCAAGAATCAGAAGGTCAGGATCGTTGACCAGCGCCTGGGCGAGGCCGATGCGACGGGCCATTCCCTTCGAGTAAGTTCCGACCGGTCGACGTGCGGCGCGCTTCAGCCCGACCATGTCGATCAGTTGCTCGGTCCGCTTGCGACGTTCGACACGATCGAGCCGAAAGAGCCGCCCGTAGTAATCGAGCGTTTCGTAGGCGTTCAGATAACGATAGAGATAGGATTCTTCCGGCATGAAACCGATGCGCGCCTTGACGGCTGTATCGGTGGGGGGACGCCCGAAGACCCTGGCCACGCCCGAGGTGGGATAGAGCAGGCCGAGGATCATCTTGATGGTGGTGGATTTTCCCGAACCGTTCGGACCGAGAAGGCCGAAGATCTCGCCGGGATATACCTGCATGTCCAGGTTGTCGACGGCGAGAACCTTGTCGCGTCCCCAGAAGTCCTGAAAGACCTTGACCAGACCGATGCACTCGACGACCGGCTGCAAGTTGCCAACGCGCTCCATCATGGGCCGGCTATCCTTGCTGGGGCGCGGACGACACCGCCCTTACCCATGTTTCTGGCGGAATCCGTCCTGGGCTCCGAATCATTCTTGTCCTCAGCGGACAGATTTGCGCCTTCGCTGCTGCGCGGAATCTGGAGCCAGATGCGGCCGCCTTCTCCCGGCTCGGGCAGAAAAATCTTGCCCACGCGTTTGTTCGCCAGTGCGTCGGAATACGTCTCATCGCGCAAACGCGACATGAAGATCTGCGGGTTTCTCCGATACTCAGGCAAGAGGAGTATGAACTGATCGTAATCTCCGGCGACTTCCTTCACGAACTGGTCGCGGCGAATCTGGGCATCCTTGATGATCGCCTGCGCCTCGCCGCTGGCGCCATCCAGGGCCGCCTCGACCAGTGCGGCCTGCTTTTCGACTTCGGCGGAAAGCCGTGCCACCTCGGCGGCATCGGACGGACTCTTTGACTTCTCTTCCGAGAGGCGCAGCAGAGTCTCAAACTCGGCATCGACCAGGTCGGCGATCTCCTGGAAGCCCGGCCCGGCCGTTTCGCGCAGCCGCTGCTGCGCCGAGGCCAGGGCCTTGGTGATCGCGCCGGACTTTTCATTCTGTGAGGCGAAGACTTTGTCGAAGACCTCCTGCACCTGCCGCGGCGGCATGATGGCTTCCGTCGTTCCCCCGGCCTTCGGCGCGAGAATGCCGGTGTCGGCGTTGACGGCAATGCCGAGCGACTCGCCGCGCGTTTCCAACTCTTTCAGCTTTTCGCTCAGGCGACGACCCACGGCAACGAGGAACCGATCCTGTCCTTTGCCGCGAATGTCGAGCGCCTCTCCGGCCGCGGCGGTTTCGATGACGGCGTTGCGCGCCAGGCGATCCAGAATCGAATACTCGGGTTGGCGGAGATACTCCTCAGACCGCACATTTGCCCCCTTCGCCGGCATCGGATGTATATTCATCAGGTAGGCAACGGGATCGACGATCTTGTACTTGACGATCAACGAAGCGTGGAGAATGTTCACATCGCCGGTGATCAGGTAGTCATCCCGCATCGGGCTCAGGTTGTCGTATCGGAAACCCTTGATGCCTCCGGTTCGCTCTTCATCCGACAGTTGGAAAAGGAAGTTGACGGGCAATTCGCGCTCGTTGACCGCCACCTTCACCCATCGCTCAAATGGATAGGGCCACGACCAGTGCCAGCCCGGCCCCAGTACGGCGCTGTCGAGCGAAGAACCGACTCCCATGATGCGGCCATAGCGCGTGACAAGACCGACCTCGTGCTGCTCGACGCTGAAGAACCCGCTGAAAAAGTAGAGGATCACCAGCACGAACATCACGAGCTTGAGGATGCCAAAGCTTCTGCGCAGGGCATCAGCCAGCGATTGATTGGCCGGATCGAACCCGGTCTGGGAAGCCTGTCCGAGGGGGAAGTCCTTGCGGCCGCCGGATTGTGAAGGCGTTTGAGTCATGGTGTTTTCAGTTTCCCGGCCTTTTCTCGGTAACATCGGGCGCCGCGCCGAGCTTTTCTCCAAGAGTGTCATCGACGGCGGCGCCAATCTGATTTGCGTCGCCGGACTCGGACGCCCTTTTGAAAGAGATCGCCGCGTCACGAATCAAAGAAAAGGGAGCGAACTGGGCCGCATCGAGGACGATGGTCAACTGACCGCCCTGGAAGATTTTCTGGAGGGTTTCCTTCTGTTTGAGAAAATCACTCAGGGCCCGCTCCTTGGCAAACACCGGGTAATACTTTGCGGCCTCGGCCTGTCCAAGACCTTCGATCTTTTTGGCGTAGGCGTCGGCTCTGGCGAGGATTTTTTGCGAAATCTCATTCGCGTCCGAACGGATCGCCTGGGCCTTCGCCTGACCATCAGTGGTGAGTTCCGTGATCGTTTTCTGACGATCTTCCTTCATCCGGGCAAAGACCTCTCGCGTGACCGACTCAGGAATGCCGAGGCGCTGAATGCCGACGCTCACGATTGCAATGCCGTAGTTGCCTTCCGCCGCCTGCTTGATGCCGGACAGAAACTCCTCTTCGATCTGGGTAAACTTCATTTCCTTCTCATCCACGTTGACCAGGTGGCTGAGGGGATGTGTTCTCAGGACCGTAGATACTCGGTTTTCCAGCAAGTCCTGAATTTTTCGACCCGCGGCATCCTCCCGACCGACCGTCTTAAGGAACTTTTCTCCGTCGTCGATGCGCCATGTGGCATAGGCCGTCATGACGACGGTCTTCTGATCTTCGGTTCCGAGTTGTCGAAACTCGGTGTCAAAGGTTCTCAGCCGGGTGTCGTAGCGATGGACCCGATCGATGGGCCAGGGCAGCTTGAAATGCAGGCCGGCGTCGCCCGGTTCAATGACGGTCTTGATCTCGTCGAAACGCGTCACGACAGCGGTCTCGGTGAAGCTCACCTGAAAGGCGCACATCATGAACAGAATGATGACGATCAGGAGGATCGCCACCAGAATCGCAGGCATGTTTTTTGTCATACTCTCTGTTCCTGAATCGATCCGACGCCTGCAAAGGGGCAAGGCCCATTGCATGATCGACGACTGCTATTTTGGGGACTCCATGCTGGCCACTTCGGCGGCCAGGGCGTCGAACTCCTGCGGAGGCCGCAGGTCAAATTCGTAAACGACGGCGCCCGGTTTCTCCACGGCGATGATGTACTTGCGCACATTGCGCAGTCCCTTTTCGAGCATGCTCAAATACTCTCGCAGGACGAATACATGAGGCGCAGCTTTGTAGGCGGCAACCTGAGTCTCGAAGAGCTCGGCGCTCGACTTTTCAACAAAGAGGCTCGTGTAGGTCGTCTGGCTCGCGACGGCCGTTCGCTCGCGGGCCTCGCCGCCGACTGTCTCTCTCAGGAGCTTTTCGACTTCCCTTTCCTTCGCTGACAGCTCGTTTGAGGCGGCGGCGCGGAGACGATCCTCTTCGACAATTCCGTCGTAGAGTTCCTTCCAGTGCTCGCCGGCCGCGGTGACACGGACCTTTGCCGCGTCGCCTTCGGCTCTCTTGATGGTGGCCTCGCGCGTTTCGTAAGCACTGACGACGTTTTCGTAGGACTTGGCCACGTCTTCATCGGGCGGCGGATGTACGCCGGCGACGGAAACCAGGACGATCTCCACGCCCAGCCCGCCGCCGTCGAAACCGGCACTGTCGCATGCCTGCTGAATTCGTTCGTGAAGGGTATGCGCCGCCTCGATGCCCTTGCCGCCCAACAGGTCGAGCACGTCGGTATGGGCGGCATAATGGGTCAATTCGCGATAGGCGATGGATTCGATGATTCGCTCCACGTCCAAAGCTTGCGAATAGAAACGGATCACGTCGCCGTTGGTGTTTCTGATACGCCACTGAATGGGGACGTTCATGCTGAGCAGGTTGATCGGCACTTTTGAACTCGCCGATGCCGCGCGATCAGCGACCAGCAGTTGATGCTCTTTCTTATAATGTTTGACAGTCCAGAGGATCGGCTGCCCGGCCATTTCGTCGTCGACGACTCCTTCTTCCTCGTAGCCGACCTCCAGACGCGAAATCCGATCGACGGGAAGAATGTGAGCGCGATCAAGGGGCCAGGGCCAGGTGAAGTGAATGCCGGCCTTGGCGGTTTCTTTCCGCAGTTGTCCAAGGTGGGTGATGACGGCCTGGTGACCCGGGGCGACGACCGTCACGCAGGTCAGTGCGACGATCACGACGAACTGAACCAGGACCAGCCAGAGCACATACCTGCCCATGAGCTTGTAGAACCAAGTCTCGCTGACCCGAAAGCCAAACTGGTAGTCGATCGAGTTCGCGACGCTGCGCAGGATGCCGCCCGGCTCGCTGAAGATGCCCAGCAGGCGGCTGTCGTAGAAGGGCCGCTGCTCTTCGCCGGGGACCCGGGGGCGATAGAATTCCACGATGAAGCTGGCAATGGTCTCCACGGCAAGAACGATGAGTAATCCGCCGATGCAGCGACCCACCCAGATTTCCACGGCAGGCAGCTTGCTGATGACACAGAGCATTGCCAAAGCCGCGGCCAGAGATGCGGCGCTGGTGCCGAACATGAAGTTCCCGCCGGGCCGGAGCAGATTCCACTCCCGCAGGCGACCCATCCCAAGGGCATATCTCGAGAACATGAACGTGACAAAGGAGATGGCCCCGCAGAAAAAGATGAGTACCGTGGGGTTGAGAATCGGCTTGTCGCCCAGTTCGGTGATGGCGGGTAGCTGCATGGCCCAGGGGAAAATCGATGCCCCGGCCAACAGGTGTAGAGCGGCGACGATGATGGCGAGAATCGGGACGAGAAATCGCTCGATGGCGCGAAGCCGACGGCCCATGGCCAGCTTGTCCATCTGATCGAGTTCTTCTTCCTGAAAGATGGTTTGCGCCCCGCCGAGCCGTTCCTGGCGTTCGCGCTCAAGGGCTGCCAATTCGAGGCGCTCCTCCCCCAGGAGCCGCTGTTGATGGAGCTGGATCAGCGAAAGCAACCAGATGCCGACGGCACAGAGCGACTGGAAGGCGACCGCCCATATCACCGTGCTGCCGTTCCAGATGGCCACCAGCCCCAGAACGACGCCCGCCATCAGGCTCAGGATTGCTCCCAAACCCGCGACAACCTCACCTCTCTTGTCCGCTGTTTGCATCGTCTTCCTTAAATGAGTGCAATCCAGGTCGCCCCAGGGCGGAGCGGGGCAGGGTATCCGGTCGCCTGTTAAGCACTCGGGCGACCCACCGACGCGGAGCAACGTATTCTAGGGAATACGGGCTGCCTGCCAAGCACTACTCTTAGACCGCCTTCTTCGATTAGGATGCCCGACCTGACGGCATGACACAAATAATAGCGATTACCCGAAACACCCTCCTTCAGACTATTCGCCAGCCGGTCTACGGAATCATTGTATTCGTGACCCTCGCGGGAATCGCCCTGACCCCCTCGCTCACCGCCTGGACCCTCGACGACGACAATAAGCTTCTCCGCGATATAGGATTGTCTACGCTTCTGATCCAGGGGTTGTTCCTGGCCGCTTTTGGCGCCTCCAGCGTACTTCATACGGAAATCGAGGACCGCACGGTATTGACCGTCGCCTCAAAGCCCGTCGGAAGGGGCACTTTCCTGCTCGGAAAGTACTTCGGTGTCCTCGGCGCTCTCGCCCTGGGACACTACCTCGCCGGGCTTGCCTTTTACATGACCATGCGGCACGGCGTCCTTCAGACGGCGGCCGAGACCAGCGATCCGACGGTCCTGCTCTTCGGGCCGGGCATCATGCTGCTGATGGTCCTCGCCGCCGGCACCCTTAATTACCTTTGGGAGTGGCGGTTTCTTCCCACACTCGTCAAGCTTTCCGTCCCGGCGCTGACCATCGGAACCGTCATCCTGCTGTTCATCAACCGGGAATGGAAGATCGAAGCCTACGAATCGGTGCAGCCCATCGAGCGCCTGCCCGCGGAATGTCAGGACCCCGCCTCCTTTCAGGGCATCATCTCCTTCCGGCCGGACGAAGGACAGTCACACCTCACCGGTCACCGCGGCATGCTCGTCCATAACGACTGGAAAGGCCCGATCAGCATCGAGGATCAGAACATCCTGAGAGAACTGCACGACACGCCGAAGTGGCGTCAGGATGTGGACCTTCTCGTCGACAAGACACGCAAGCGTCAGGGGCCGGAGATTTTCAAATCGGCCGTGCTCCTCTTCGTCGCGGTCGCCCTGCTCGGCGCGATCGCCCTTGCCGCGTCAACGCGACTGGGCGTGATGGGCACATTCGTGACATCGCTGCTTGCGCTGGTGGTGGGGCTGTCGGCGGATCAGGTGCTGCGCCCTTTGGCGATAGCGGAAGACGCGAGAATCTGGGCCGTCATTGCCTATCGCATATTGCCGAATTTTCAGGCGTTCTGGATGGTCGACGCCCTCAGCGAAAACCTCGTCATTCCGTGGGACTACATCGCTTCGGCCGCGGGCTACGGAGTTCTCTACATCGCCGCCCTGCTGCTGCTCGGAATGGGGCTCTTCGAGACGCGCGAAGTCGGATAAGTCCGCAATTCCGGAGAACAAATCCCCTCTGCGTGCCGAAAACGTCGCTGCGTGACTGCCGCGCCGCCCGGGCACACAACTTGCCTAGTCTTAAGGCGAGTAAGACAAGATCGACGATTCAGGTCACTTGCACGGTGGAGGCGGACCATGAAACTCGGCAATATCGCCACGCAATTTGTCATCTGCCTGAAACCTCGGGACTCGTTCGACCGGGCCATCACGCTGATGGAAGAACACGGCTTTCATCATCTCCCGGTCATCCAGGATGGGCGCGTCGTGGGAATGATCTCCGATCGTGACCTCCTGCTGGCCGTCGGATGGCAGTTGGAGGCTCAGCGCCGCTTGTCCGGCAGCAGGCGCGATTTCGCCGGGCCCCGAAACGTTTCCGAGGTGATGTCAAAACCCGTTGTGTGTCTGTCGCCCAATGACGATCTGCACACCGCGGCG
Proteins encoded in this region:
- a CDS encoding glutamate dehydrogenase, with amino-acid sequence MSSATLSPKNSKNKPPHEQDQCHKAHETKAPSKHFDFNHITDAQFQAAADHMKLEPDIQMLLRTPYRELIVQIPVRMDDGHLELFHGYRVQHNAVRGPYKGGLRFHPEVDLNEVRSLAALMTWKTALVDIPFGGAKGGVTCDPTKMSRTELQKLTRGLTQKIDMCLGVYRDIAAPDVNTNPQVMAWIMDEYGKKHGYTPAIVTGKPVNLGGSLGREAATGRGTTIITREACKAFKIELKNAKVAIQGFGNVGSWTARLLHEMGAKIVAVSDVYGGIHNDRGLDIPKLCEHMKSTGTVGGFPGAKEVSNAELLTLNVDVLIPAALGGAIDHKNADRVSARIVIEAANSPLTPQADEKLRSRGITVVPDILVNAGGVTVSYFEWVQNLQQMRWEESHVNAELEKRMMSAWNNAYRVAVEQKLPMRVAAYVVALERVAEATRQRV
- a CDS encoding ABC transporter permease, giving the protein MNESTFFMIMFAFGSLMGLCTLVYVIKHAFGRGSGEVGGWELRGARQRIAAIMRTTIAEGLRAKVAGGFAVLILISVPLFCITATGDGTIKGRVQMFVSYSMGFAGFLLAILTILFACRSLSVEIASRQIYGIVSKPVPRWQIVVGKWCGVMLVDLVLLLLAAVLTYSGTHLIIANFKSQLRHDLVTHGSLTPDQAATTVSALSDAKGVGKGGMGSPLIALFSERLGKTQEEVGVMLLRLPEGTRVNLRRFDELRRRVLVTRSVISAPVPDFSQDIEEIYKKLKEENRLPSDWTVQRIRRQIEAELTGAFCSISYGEGRVWSLKGPAPQEGTGWVMSLRFKIRAPRQPLATQFEGITLEEDKLLCLWTLGDPQKPKFQPKIDQVPINSYEEIEIPQNGVEKDGTVIVGFENIDPRKIEAIFDLPNDGLQLLYRIGPWELGFTQALLAMLIPLSCLAAFGVCASTFLSFPVGTLIVLTLYIISSSMGFLADSLAVSKEYAPPPEQRTLVYETRRLTVEALGWALSIGDLDPVTKLMEGRAVGWSQLGDAAWKFSLLKGAAVLFIGVLTLRRRELAAVIV
- a CDS encoding ABC transporter ATP-binding protein, whose amino-acid sequence is MMERVGNLQPVVECIGLVKVFQDFWGRDKVLAVDNLDMQVYPGEIFGLLGPNGSGKSTTIKMILGLLYPTSGVARVFGRPPTDTAVKARIGFMPEESYLYRYLNAYETLDYYGRLFRLDRVERRKRTEQLIDMVGLKRAARRPVGTYSKGMARRIGLAQALVNDPDLLILDEPTTGLDPVGTRQIKDVIEILGQRGKTVILCSHLLADVEDVCDRVAIMYGGKMQASGTVSDLLQRRDITEISAGQLDEATVEKVRQVIEQSGSTVLGVHHPTDRLEALFLRIVSQAQRDKLQTSGAESSRGVSQFLGGTGSQPETIVETLVEAGRRRQEPAATQPSAPAPEVRTEVLKKLEPQQEASKKPTGPVESPIPQREPDKAVLDRLLQAGREGSAPDESSDKN
- a CDS encoding protease modulator HflC, with the translated sequence MTKNMPAILVAILLIVIILFMMCAFQVSFTETAVVTRFDEIKTVIEPGDAGLHFKLPWPIDRVHRYDTRLRTFDTEFRQLGTEDQKTVVMTAYATWRIDDGEKFLKTVGREDAAGRKIQDLLENRVSTVLRTHPLSHLVNVDEKEMKFTQIEEEFLSGIKQAAEGNYGIAIVSVGIQRLGIPESVTREVFARMKEDRQKTITELTTDGQAKAQAIRSDANEISQKILARADAYAKKIEGLGQAEAAKYYPVFAKERALSDFLKQKETLQKIFQGGQLTIVLDAAQFAPFSLIRDAAISFKRASESGDANQIGAAVDDTLGEKLGAAPDVTEKRPGN
- a CDS encoding ABC transporter permease; translation: MTQIIAITRNTLLQTIRQPVYGIIVFVTLAGIALTPSLTAWTLDDDNKLLRDIGLSTLLIQGLFLAAFGASSVLHTEIEDRTVLTVASKPVGRGTFLLGKYFGVLGALALGHYLAGLAFYMTMRHGVLQTAAETSDPTVLLFGPGIMLLMVLAAGTLNYLWEWRFLPTLVKLSVPALTIGTVILLFINREWKIEAYESVQPIERLPAECQDPASFQGIISFRPDEGQSHLTGHRGMLVHNDWKGPISIEDQNILRELHDTPKWRQDVDLLVDKTRKRQGPEIFKSAVLLFVAVALLGAIALAASTRLGVMGTFVTSLLALVVGLSADQVLRPLAIAEDARIWAVIAYRILPNFQAFWMVDALSENLVIPWDYIASAAGYGVLYIAALLLLGMGLFETREVG